In the Coturnix japonica isolate 7356 chromosome 6, Coturnix japonica 2.1, whole genome shotgun sequence genome, one interval contains:
- the LOC107316166 gene encoding pancreatic lipase-related protein 2-like → MCGTVITQTFSYVTSHPLVAHESQVEQQHPEGEAIVKDSYSTSIRSIDYKLNLFASELNSCLEMATAVVGTWIIAVYLLGTVAGDEVCYPRLGCFSNDPPWSGIPGRLLTGLPESPEEMNISFSLYTRETGNNSQVISAINSSTIQNSHFSSHRRTSFIIHGFSSTGKKGWVVEMCLLLLEVENMNCIAVDWKEGAKGTYVSAVNNIRVIGAEVAYFIKTLQKLFRYSPREIHLIGHSLGAHTAGEAGRRVRGIRRISGLDPAGPYFEGTPPEVRLDPTDADFVDVIHSNAAHFPATGLGMYNTTGHLDFYPNGGTQMPGCNDLLLKMKRSDFEDRLADTTIFGSCHHSRSHDFYFKSILYPTGFVGYPCETYEDFKSGKCFPCPKQGCPMMGYYADRFPYKLKRVNQKYFLNTAADPPFASWRQKVFIKLSGMKKMRGDINLIFHDTEGNTKEYEIASGVLSDDKVYTKYLDVEIDPKKTKKVEFLWNKTMFTLLWARMGAEAVNIIHGEDGRWSTFCGHGTVTYGVPQLLTPC, encoded by the exons ATGTGTGGGACAGTCATTACTCAGACTTTTTCATATGTCACAAGCCATCCACTGGTGGCTCATGAATCACAGGTTGAGCAACAGCACCCAGAAGGTGAAGCCATCGTGAAGGATAGCTACTCAACCAGCATACGTTCTATAGATTACAAGCTCAACCTTTTTGCCTCTGAGCTGAACAGCTGTTTGGAAATGGCTACCGCT GTGGTTGGAACATGGATTATTGCAGTTTATCTCCTTGGTACAGTAGCAG GTGACGAAGTTTGCTACCCCAGGCTTGGCTGTTTCTCAAATGACCCACCCTGGTCTGGGATACCAGGGAGACTTCTGACAGGTTTGCCTGAATCTCCTGAAGAAATGAACATCAGCTTCTCTCTCTACACCAGGGAAACAGGAAATAACTCACAG GTGATCTCGGCAATAAACTCCTCAACCATCCAAAACTCGCATTTTTCCTCACATAGGAGAACTTCCTTCATCATTCATGGATTtagcagcacaggaaaaaaaggctggGTGGTAGAAATGTGCTTG CTGTTGCTGGAAGTAGAAAACATGAACTGCATTGCTGTCGACTGGAAAGAAGGTGCAAAAGGCACCTATGTCAGCGCAGTGAACAACATCCGTGTGATTGGGGCTGAGGTTGCTTATTTCATAAAAACTTTACAG AAACTCTTCAGATACTCCCCTCGTGAGATCCACTTAATTGGGCACAGCCTgggtgcacacacagcaggagagGCGGGCAGAAGGGTCCGAGGTATCCGGCGGATCTCAG GCTTGGACCCTGCTGGGCCCTATTTTGAAGGCACTCCTCCCGAGGTGAGACTGGACCCTACAGATGCTGACTTTGTTGACGTTATTCACAGTAATGCTGCTCACTTTCCTGCCACAG GGCTTGGTATGTATAACACCACTGGTCACCTTGACTTTTACCCAAATGGAGGAACTCAAATGCCTGGATGCAATGATTTACTTCTAAAAATGAAACGAAGCGATTTTGAAGATCGACTGGCAG ACACTACAATCTTTGGGAGCTGCCATCACTCACGTAGCCatgacttttattttaagagtatCCTCTATCCCACCGGATTTGTTGGATATCCCTGTGAGACATACGAAGACTTTAAATCA GGAAAATGTTTCCCGTGTCCCAAACAGGGCTGTCCAATGATGGGCTACTACGCTGACAGGTTTCCGTATAAACTGAAGAGGGTGAaccagaagtattttttaaacacagcagcagacCCACCTTTCGCCA gTTGGAGACAAAAGGTATTTATCAAACTGtctggaatgaaaaaaatgagGGGGGACATAAACCTGATATTCCATGACACGGAGGGGAATACAAAGGAATATGAAATTGCCAG CGGAGTCCTTTCTGATGACAAGGTTTATACAAAATACCTTGATGTTGaaattgaccccaaaaaaactaaaaaagttGAATTTCTCTGGAATAAAACAATGTTCACTTTGCTCTGGGCAAGAATGGGAGCAGAAGCGGTAAATATAATTCACGGAGAAGATGGACGGTG gtCAACTTTCTGTGGCCATGGAACAGTGACATATGGAGTTCCCCAGCTACTTACACCTTGCTAG
- the LOC107316185 gene encoding pancreatic triacylglycerol lipase-like, with product MLRIGILALFLLCTARGAEVCYDRLGCFTDDRPWSGTAERPIQRLPWSPERVATQFLLHTRESGGGYQEISAATIGSSNFKTSRKTRFVVHGFIDEGEEGWPSDLCKKILTVDDVNCIAVSWKRGARCAYTQAANNIRVVGAEIAYLINVLKDQYSYSPANVHIIGHSLGAHVAGEAGKRVPGIARITGLDPAQPYFQDTPIEVRLDKSDAEFVDVIHTDTAPFIPNLGFGMSPAIGHLDFYPNGGVEMPGCDKNPLSQIVDLDGIWEGTKDFVACNHLRSYKYYYDSISYPDGFLGYTCGSYDAFKQGCFPCPSGGCPNMGHYADKFKGKTSGSFVKLYLNTASARDFPLWRYKVTLKLAGSSKVSGYLNIALYGSNGNTRQHQIFKGTVHAGNTYTAFIDAEHKVGKVTKVKFLWNNSVVNPSLPKLGAATVEVQVGETGETFKFCGSETVREDVLQTLNAC from the exons ATGCTTCGGATTGGGATATTAGCGCTATTTCTTCTCTGCACAGCCAGAG GTGCTGAAGTATGCTATGACAGGCTGGGATGTTTCACAGATGATAGACCATGGTCTGGAACTGCAGAGAGACCAATTCAAAGGTTACCCTGGAGCCCAGAAAGGGTAGCTACCCAGTTCCTCCTTCACACAAGAGAAAGTGGTGGTGGTTACCAG GAGATATCTGCTGCAACAATTGGGAGCTCAAACTTCAAAACAAGCAGGAAGACAAGATTTGTTGTTCATGGATTTATagatgaaggagaagaaggCTGGCCCTCAGATCTGTGCAAG aaaatacttacAGTGGATGATGTAAACTGTATTGCTGTAAGCTGGAAAAGAGGTGCAAGATGTGCATACACTCAGGCTGCGAATAACATCCGTGTTGTAGGCGCTGAAATTGCATACTTGATCAATGTACTCAAG gATCAATATTCATACTCTCCAGCCAATGTCCACATCATTGGTCACAGCCTTGGCGCACACGTGGCAGGAGAGGCTGGCAAGAGGGTGCCAGGGATTGCAAGAATAACTG gactTGACCCTGCCCAACCTTACTTTCAAGACACACCAATTGAAGTCAGGCTGGATAAAAGTGATGCAGAGTTTGTTGATGTTATCCACACAGATACAGCTCCCTTCATTCCCAACTTAG GTTTTGGCATGTCCCCGGCAATAGGACATCTTGACTTTTATCCAAATGGAGGAGTAGAAATGCCAGGATGTGATAAGAATCCCCTTTCACAGATTGTAGATCTCGATGGCATCTGGGAAG GAACTAAGGACTTTGTGGCCTGCAATCACCTGCGCAGCTACAAGTACTACTATGACAGTATTAGCTACCCTGATGGATTTCTGGGCTATACCTGTGGTTCATATGATGCTTTTAAA CAAGGCTGTTTCCCATGCCCAAGCGGTGGATGCCCAAACATGGGTCACTATGCAGATAAATTCAAAGGGAAAACTTCAGGTTCTTTTGTGAAACTTTACCTGAATACTGCATCCGCCAGGGACTTTCCTC tttggAGGTACAAAGTCACTCTGAAACTCGCTGGTAGTTCAAAAGTATCAGGATATTTAAATATTGCCCTGTATGGCAGTAATGGGAACACAAGGCAGCATCAGATATTCAA GGGAACCGTCCATGCAGGCAACACTTACACAGCCTTTATTGATGCAGAACACAAAGTTGGAAAAGTTACAAAGGTTAAATTTCTCTGGAACAATAGCGTGGTAAATCCATCTCTGCCTAAACTGGGAGCCGCAACTGTTGAAGTGCAGGTTGGAGAAACTGGAGAAAC attCAAGTTCTGTGGCTCTGAGACAGTGAGGGAGGACGTTCTGCAAACCCTTAATGCTTGCTAA